One window from the genome of Cystobacter ferrugineus encodes:
- a CDS encoding NADAR family protein produces the protein MDTVRGGFTFFWRSESPFSQWHASEFVVDGERFICAEQYMMYGKARLFGDGETATRILAARTPKEHKALGRQVRGFEGAVWERERERIVYEGNHAKFTQNAGLRSALLATRGTVLVEASPLDRIWGVGLSAEDPRIQDPAKWRGQNLLGKVLTRLREDLLAAA, from the coding sequence ATGGATACGGTGCGCGGCGGTTTCACGTTCTTCTGGCGGTCGGAGTCTCCGTTCTCGCAGTGGCATGCCTCGGAGTTCGTGGTGGACGGAGAGCGGTTCATCTGCGCCGAGCAGTACATGATGTACGGCAAGGCGCGGCTCTTCGGAGATGGGGAGACGGCCACGCGGATCCTCGCGGCGCGCACGCCCAAGGAGCACAAGGCGCTCGGACGTCAGGTGCGGGGCTTCGAGGGCGCGGTGTGGGAGCGGGAGCGCGAGCGCATCGTGTATGAGGGCAACCACGCCAAGTTCACCCAGAACGCCGGGTTGCGCTCGGCGCTGCTGGCCACTCGGGGAACGGTGCTGGTGGAGGCCAGTCCGCTGGACCGCATCTGGGGCGTGGGGCTGTCGGCGGAGGATCCCCGCATCCAGGATCCGGCGAAGTGGCGGGGCCAGAACCTGCTGGGCAAGGTCCTCACGCGCCTCCGGGAGGATCTGCTCGCCGCGGCCTGA
- a CDS encoding SDR family oxidoreductase, with protein MKDKTVVVTGASSGIGEELAVLLAEKGARVVLAARDEVALARVKQRCEQAGGHALVVPTDVSDPESCRRLMARAVEAFGGIDVLVNNAGLTMRGRFEEVTDLSVFERLLRVNYLGAVYCTHHALASLKARRGLVVAVSSLTGKSGVPGRTGYAGSKHAMQGFFDSLRIELLGTGVDVLVASPGFVATPIRARALGPDGKTGHADIAEEKGQRIMDARTCARFILRAMERRDREWVMMPAPKVMLALKALAPGLIDRLAAWKIKNAPP; from the coding sequence TTGGCAGTACTCCTGGCGGAAAAAGGAGCACGGGTGGTGCTCGCGGCGCGGGACGAGGTCGCGCTCGCCCGGGTGAAACAGCGGTGTGAGCAGGCCGGGGGCCACGCGCTCGTCGTGCCCACCGACGTGAGCGATCCCGAGTCCTGCCGCCGCCTCATGGCGCGCGCCGTGGAGGCCTTTGGCGGAATCGATGTCCTGGTCAACAACGCCGGGCTCACCATGCGCGGGCGCTTCGAGGAGGTGACGGACCTGTCCGTCTTCGAGCGACTCCTGCGGGTGAACTACCTGGGCGCGGTCTACTGCACCCACCATGCGCTCGCCTCCCTCAAGGCGCGCCGGGGCCTCGTCGTCGCCGTGTCCTCCCTGACGGGAAAGAGCGGCGTACCGGGCCGCACCGGCTATGCCGGGAGCAAGCACGCCATGCAGGGATTCTTCGACTCCCTGCGCATCGAGTTGCTCGGCACCGGCGTGGACGTGCTCGTCGCCTCGCCCGGCTTCGTCGCCACCCCCATCCGCGCCCGGGCGCTCGGCCCGGACGGCAAGACGGGACACGCGGACATCGCGGAGGAGAAGGGCCAGCGGATAATGGATGCCCGCACGTGCGCGCGTTTCATCCTACGCGCCATGGAGCGCCGGGATCGTGAGTGGGTGATGATGCCCGCCCCGAAGGTGATGCTGGCCCTCAAGGCGCTCGCGCCGGGGCTGATCGACCGGCTGGCCGCGTGGAAGATCAAGAACGCCCCGCCCTGA